In Cydia splendana chromosome 25, ilCydSple1.2, whole genome shotgun sequence, a single genomic region encodes these proteins:
- the LOC134802604 gene encoding cytochrome P450 6B2-like: protein MFLPVAILAAIVILLFLNLHKCNYWAIRGVKHEKCYPLFGTIFRVITLQICLSEYVAELYHKYLKENLVGFSICGMNALVVRDPELIKQVLTTDFQHFYLRALNPNKRVIEPMLKNLFFADGDLWKLLRQRMTPAFTSGKLKAMFPLIVERTERLQRTVAAAAERGTEVDVRDLMARYTTEFIGACGFGIDTDSINDDTSIFRQLGKSIFNPTKKEFIISALKWVFPEKLKHFRYLPLHIEQTTLALVKGIMMKRNYMPSGRNDFIDLLLELKQKGTIVGESLENRNHDGSQTAKLEMDEVLMAAQVFVFFAAGFETSSSATSYTLHQLALNPDKQTKCQQEIDNVLARYDGKLCFDAVKEMKYLEMCFKEGMRMLPSLGFLIRQCVRPYTFPGTDVTIDAGVYVLVSVQGLHNDEQYFEAPDQFRPERFSEGACIPKHVYLPFGEGPRACIGERLGLMQSLAGLAALLRQCSVAPSAGTRTPRVDPVSFIVQNIEGGLPLSLVPREIQLDIHVK, encoded by the exons atgtTTTTACCTGTCGCGATCTTAGCCGCGATTGTGATTTTATTATTCCTGAATTTACATAAATGTAACTATTGGGCAATAAGGGGGGTCAAACATGAGAAATGTTACCCTTTATTTGGAACTATATTTCGGGTGATCACCCTACAGATCTGTTTGTCAGAGTACGTCGCAGAGTTGTACCATAAGTATCTCAAGGAAAATTTGGTTGGATTCTCCATCTGTGGCATGAATGCCCTCGTTGTGAGGGACCCTGAACTCATCAAACAAGTTTTAACGACTGACTTCCAGCACTTTTATCTAAGAGCTCTAAATCCGAACAAGAGGGTTATAGAACCGATGCTCAAGAACTTGTTTTTCGCGGATGGAGATCTGTGGAAGCTGCTGCGGCAGAGGATGACGCCCGCCTTCACGTCCGGCAAGCTGAAGGCGATGTTCCCTCTGATCGTGGAGAGGACCGAGCGGCTGCAGCGCACCGTCGCCGCCGCCGCGGAGCGCGGTACGGAGGTGGACGTGCGCGACCTCATGGCGCGTTACACTACCGAGTTCATCGGCGCCTGCGGCTTCGGCATCGACACTGACTCCATCAATGATGATACGTCGATTTTCCGCCAACTAGGTAAAAGCATTTTCAATCcaacaaaaaaagaattcaTCATTTCTGCACTAAAGTGGGTATTCCCAGAAAAACTTAAGCATTTTCGTTATTTACCGTTACATATTGAACAAACTACGCTTGCCTTGGTGAAAGGGATCATGATGAAAAGAAATTACATGCCTTCAGGGAGAAATGACTTTATTGATCTACTTTTGGAACTAAAACAGAAAGGTACGATTGTTGGCGAGTCTTTGGAAAACAGAAATCACGACGGGTCACAGACAGCTAAGTTAGAGATGGACGAGGTCCTGATGGCAGCGCAGGTGTTTGTGTTCTTCGCGGCGGGGTTTGAGACGTCTTCGTCAGCGACCAGCTATACTCTGCACCAGCTGGCGCTGAACCCTGACAAACAGACCAAGTGCCAGCAGGAGATCGACAATGTACTCGCCAGATATGACGGAAAACTTTGCTTCGACGCCGTCAAAGAGATGAAGTACTTAGAAATGTGTTTCAA AGAAGGCATGCGAATGCTTCCATCTTTAGGCTTCCTCATCCGTCAGTGCGTGAGACCGTACACGTTCCCCGGCACTGACGTGACCATAGACGCCGGTGTGTACGTGCTGGTCTCCGTACAGGGCCTGCACAACGACGAGCAGTATTTCGAGGCCCCGGACCAGTTCCGACCGGAGCGTTTTAGTGAAGGCGCATGCATCCCTAAACATGTTTACTTGCCTTTCGGTGAAGGTCCGCGAGCTTGTATAG GTGAGCGTCTGGGTCTGATGCAGTCGCTAGCGGGGCTGGCGGCGCTGCTGCGCCAGTGCTCAGTGGCGCCCTCTGCCGGCACCCGCACGCCCCGCGTCGACCCTGTCTCCTTCATTGTGCAGAACATAGAAGGTGGACTACCGCTCTCATTGGTGCCTCGCGAGATCCAATTAGATATTCATGTGAAGTAA
- the LOC134802605 gene encoding cytochrome P450 6B2-like, with amino-acid sequence MFLSIVIVAVIVILLFMNFHKCNYWAIRGVKHEKCFPLFGTIFRVITQQICLSEYVAELYHKYPKENLVGFSICGMNALVVRDPELIKQVLTTDFQHFYPRALNPNKRVIEPMLKNLFFADGDLWKLLRQRMTPAFTSGKLKAMFPLIVERTERLQRTAAAAAERGVEVDVRDLMARYTTDFIGACGFGIDTDSINDDTSIFRQLGKSIFNPTKKEFIISALKWVFPEKLKHFRSLPLHIEQTTLALVKGIMMKRNYKPSGRNDFIDLLLELKEKGTIVGESLESKNHDGSQTAKLEMDEDLMAAQVFVFFAAGFETSSSATSYTLHQLALNPDKQTKCQQEIDNVLARYDEKLCFDAVKEMKYLEMCFKEGMRMLPSLGFLIRQCVRPYTFPGTDVSIDAGVYVLVSVQGLHNDEQYFEAPDQFRPERFSEGGSIPKHVYLPFGEGPRACIGERLGLMQSLAGLAALLRQCSVAPSAGTRTPRVDPASFIVQNVEGGLPLSLVPRKIQSDIHVK; translated from the exons ATGTTTCTATCAATCGTGATCGTGGCTGTGATTGTGATTTTATTATTCATGAATTTCCATAAATGTAACTATTGGGCAATAAGGGGGGTCAAACATGAGAAATGTTTCCCTTTGTTTGGAACCATATTTCGGGTTATCACGCAACAAATCTGTTTGTCAGAGTACGTCGCAGAGTTGTACCATAAGTATCCCAAGGAAAATTTGGTTGGATTCTCCATCTGTGGCATGAATGCCCTCGTTGTGAGGGACCCTGAACTCATCAAACAAGTTTTAACGACAGACTTCCAGCACTTTTATCCAAGAGCTCTAAATCCGAACAAGAGGGTTATAGAACCGATGCTCAAGAACTTGTTTTTCGCGGATGGAGATCTGTGGAAGCTGCTGCGGCAGAGGATGACGCCCGCCTTCACGTCCGGCAAGCTGAAGGCGATGTTCCCTCTGATCGTGGAGAGGACCGAGCGGCTGCAGcgcaccgccgccgccgccgcggagCGCGGCGTGGAGGTGGACGTGCGCGACCTCATGGCGCGCTACACCACCGACTTCATCGGCGCCTGCGGCTTCGGCATCGACACTGACTCCATCAACGATGATACGTCGATTTTCCGCCAACTAGGTAAAAGCATTTTCAATCcaacaaaaaaagaattcaTCATTTCTGCACTAAAGTGGGTATTCCCAGAAAAACTTAAGCATTTTCGTTCATTACCGTTACATATTGAACAAACTACGCTTGCCTTGGTGAAAGGGATCATGATGAAAAGAAATTACAAGCCTTCAGGGAGAAATGACTTTATTGATCTGCTTTTGGAACTAAAAGAGAAAGGTACGATTGTTGGAGAGTCGTTGGAAAGCAAAAATCATGACGGGTCACAGACAGCTAAGTTGGAGATGGACGAGGACCTGATGGCAGCACAGGTGTTTGTGTTCTTCGCGGCGGGGTTTGAGACGTCTTCGTCAGCGACTAGCTATACTCTGCACCAGCTGGCGCTGAACCCTGACAAACAGACCAAGTGCCAGCAGGAGATCGACAATGTACTCGCCAGATATGACGAAAAACTTTGCTTCGACGCCGTCAAAGAGATGAAGTACTTAGAAATGTGTTTCAA AGAGGGTATGCGAATGCTTCCATCTTTAGGCTTCCTCATCCGTCAGTGCGTGAGACCGTACACGTTCCCCGGCACCGACGTGAGCATAGACGCCGGTGTGTACGTGCTGGTCTCCGTGCAGGGTCTGCACAACGACGAGCAGTATTTCGAGGCCCCGGACCAGTTCCGACCGGAGCGTTTTAGTGAAGGCGGTAGCATCCCTAAACATGTTTACTTGCCTTTCGGTGAAGGTCCACGAGCttgtatag GTGAGCGTCTGGGCCTAATGCAGTCGCTGGCGGGGCTGGCGGCGCTGCTGCGCCAGTGCTCAGTGGCGCCCTCTGCTGGCACCCGCACGCCCCGCGTCGACCCTGCCTCCTTCATTGTGCAAAACGTAGAAGGTGGACTACCGCTCTCATTGGTGCCTCGCAAGATCCAATCAGATATTCATGTGAAGTAA